TATGACAGTAAGATAACCTATAAGTATCTGTAGCTACTAACTTAATCTCCCCTTCTTCTAATAATAATAAACCACCATTTAAAAAAGGTTTACTTTCATCTTGAGATATAGCAAATTCAACTTGGTTAATCATATCTTTAAATTTACTTTGAGCAATGCTAAATCTATACCCAGACTCTATCTCTGGTAATGTTGGGAATTCGTCGGCTGCAAAGCCATTAATATTAAATTTAGAATGACCACATTTGATAAAAGCCGTATTATTAGACAGGTTAACTTCCATTCTAACCATATCATTTGGTAATTCTTTAATTATATTACCAAAATAATTAGCTGGTAAAACAATCTCTCCTCCTTCTATTATATTCGCATCTACAAAGGACTCAATTCCTATCTCTAAATCTGTTCCAATTAACTTTAATTGATCTCCTTCTGTCTTTAATAAAATTCCCGATAAAATCGGTAACGTAGTCTTAGTAGATACCCCTTTTCTAACAGTATTTATACATTGATGAAATTCTTTTTGATTTACTTCTATCTTCATAAGTACCTCCTAATAAAATTTATCATATTTTATATTATTAAGTAAGCTATCTGATTTAATTAAGTATAAATAAGAATATCTTAAGCTTTATAGTATGATATTTAGTATATCCCAAATCCCCTATCATATCTTATCATCTTTAGTACCTACTTTTCAATTATTTAATAGAATAAAATCTTATTATATAACTATAATGATTATATTACCATGCTTTTTAGTCTTTAAAATTAAAAAAGTTCAATTACTATTTAATTTACCTTATGTAATCTATTAATACCAGTCATGCTAGTAGAAGATTAAAAGATATTGCACCATTTTAATGTGAGTGTATTTAAATTAAAGTTTTTGATATTCAAACTATCTGAACATCTCCATTAATATTACTACCTATAATGAACTAATATAATATATTCCATCAAAATTTAGAATTGACACTATTTATCTACATATTAAACAGGCATATCCATATTATACTACTTTTCAAAAGTATTTTCTATTGTTATAATACCTAAAGTTATTGTAATAAAAGTCAATCTAAAGATAAAAAGCATGTGATTAAAATATTGTCACATGCTTTTATTAATCTAAAGTAATAATCCAATATCTATAAAATTACTTAAGCTATAAATTAATCTACATAGAATCTATAACTAGTCTTTGCTTCATAAATATTCTCTGGGCTATAAGTCTTAGTTTCTAAACTATCTAAATTGATTGCATTTGGATAATCTTGAGTCTCTAAGCAGAGTGAGGTTCCCCCATTCAATTAGACACATAATTTAGCGGTTTTTCTCTTTTTTCGTACTCTACTAGACTTTTATAATCTAAAGTTGAATGCATTCTAAATCTGTTATAGAAAATCTCAATATACCCGAATATATCTTGTCTTGCTTATTGTCTAGTTTGATAACTAATATTATGGATTAATTCTGTTTTTAACGTTCCAAAAAAGCTCTCTGCCACTTCATTATCCCAACAGTTACCTTTGCGACTCATTGACGATTTAAATCCACTTTTCCATAATAGCTTTTGGAAATCATGACTTGCATATTGGCTGCCTCGATCTGAATGAAATATTAAAACTTGGCACATCCTCTCTACAGCAAATTCTTTACTATAATCTCGGATGAAACCATATTTTACTGTGGTTTCTTTGAGAAGATGCTTACTGCCTTTTTTAAAATATTACGTTCTTCTTTAGCAATGCGTAATTCTTTTTTTAATCTTTAGATTTCTTCCTCTTCAGGTGAAAGTTTTTGTTTTCCTTTGCCTGGAAAAGCTAAATCACTATTATCTCGATATTCTTTGCGCCATCTAATTAGAGTATTATAATCAAGGCCTAAATCTTCAGCAATGTCTTTACAGGTTTTATCTAAATTAAAACTTAATTCAACAGCTTCACGCTTAAACTATTCGTCATATGTTCTTCTATTTTTACTCATTTTAAATCACCCTTTGAGTAAGTCTATTATACATCTTAACTTACTGTCTCATAAATAGGGGGAATCTTACTTGGCAAAAGAACTTATATAAAATTAAAAAGAGTATATAGTCATATGAAATATAAAAAAGAATTTAAATTATTAGTTATAGATGTATACAGATTAGTATAGATTAAAATCAAATAATAATTATGTTTTTAATTAATCTCTTATAGTCCAAAAACTACTTTCAAGGCATCTGTATCCATGATTCTTAATAAAATTTTTTGTTCTATCTTTAGATTCTAAATTAACTTAATTATTTCTAATATAAAATCCTCATCAAATACCATATATATCAAGTAGATTCTCGTTTAACTAACTTTGGTAATACACTTTTATGTTGTGGTTCTTCTTTTGAGCCTTTTATTCTATCAAATAACATGTCTATAGCAAGTTTGGACATCTTCTCTTTAGGTAAAGCCATAGTAGTTAACTTTGGTCTAACATAGGTGGCTACGCTGTCATCAAATCCAATAATGGCTATATCTTCTGGTATATCCATCTTAAGCTCATTTAGCTTATCTATAACTCCTGTTCCCATCACATCATTATAAACAAAGATAGCAGTTAATTCAGGCCTTCTTTTGATTAATTTTTCAGTAAGTCTAAAGCCTTCTCCTCTAGAAAATTCACTTCCTAATTCTATATAATCTTCATTTATATCTATTTCTGATTCCTTTAAAGCTTTTTTAAAGCCAGCAAGCCTGTCTTCTGTTGTCTTACTATTTTGGACACCAATAAAGCCAATATGAGAATGACCTGCATCAATTAAATGCTTAGTAGCAATAGCCCCTCCATCCACATTATTAATTGTAACTGTATCAATCTCATCTATTATTCTACCTCCAGCTAAACCAACTACAGCAATACCTTCTGAAGTTATTGTTTCAATAAAATCACTTTCAGTAATCTCCCAAGTTAATGTAGTAATAATTCCATCTACCCTATTTTCTAATAAGTTCTTCATGTATAACTCTACTCTATCGGTTTTGCTTTCAGTATTACATAGATAAACACTATATCCTCTTTCAAAAGCCATATCCTCAACAGTTTTAGCTATCTGAGAAAAGAATTTATTATCAATAGCTGGAACAAGATGAGCAAGGGTATTGGTTTCTTTTCTAGAAAGAGCCCTTGCTATCCTATTAGGTCTATAATTTAATTCTTCTATAGCCTGCTCAACTCTTTTAGTTAGCTTATCACTTACATTAACACCTGAATCAGTATTGATAACAGCAGAAACTGTAGCCACTGAAACGCCAGCAAGTTTTGCAACATCTTTCATAGTAGCCATTTATTAAACCCCCTAGTCTTATAAGCTATAAATCATAATAAATTCTAACTGTTTAGCTATCCTTTATATAGTAATTAATTACATTCTAACCGATTAAGATTTATTATAACTATACCTAATACTTCCTGTCAAGCAATCCTTATAATTTTTAATATATAACGCCTTGTGCTGGTATAAGAACTGATACAATAGAGAGATATTGCGACACTTTTATAGTTAAAAATTAAGTTCAAAACCTCACACCTCACCCCTTAATCCCCCTACGAGTAATACAGTTCAATTACTCTTCGTACACAACCAGTCTCTCCTTAACTAATGAGTGGGGAAACTCTTTCTCTTTTACTTTTCTCCCTTCTCCTAAGGTAGGAGAAGGGGTTAGGGGATGAGGTATCAAAGTGTCGTAATATACCCATAAAAGACACTATTGATATTTAAATTTAACTAGCACAATGGGTTAAAGTATCAATTTTTTATTCTCAAAATCAAAGTAATATTATATCTCTAATTCAAATATTAATAAATAAGGAATCTCAACAAAGGAGGGAGCCCTTTGAAAAATGATATTAATAAAAGAGCAATCAACACAAAGGCTCTAATTGCGATCTTATTTACAATCTCTTTAATTATATTTTCAGAACAAGCCTTTGATGCCGCTGTAAGTGGCTTGCATACTTGGTGGGAAGTTGTATTTCCGGCACTCCTACCTTTCTTTATTATGGCGGAAATCTTAATGGGACTGGGAGTAGTCCATTTTATGGGGACATTATTAGAACCCTTGATGCAACCTGTCTTTAAGGTCCCTGGAGTTGGTGCTTTTGCTTTTGCTATGGGTCTGGCTTCTGGATACCCTATCGGTGCTAAGATTACTGGTAACTTAAGAAGAAAGAAACTCTGTACCCAAGCTGAAGGAGAGAGATTGGTCTCCTTTACTAATACTGCTGACCCTTTATTTATGATTGGTGCTGTAGCTGTAGGGATGTTTGGTAATGCTAAACTAGGTACTATTTTGGCCCTAGCCCATTATATCTCCTGTCTAATTGTTGGTATAGGTTTAAGATTCTATAATCCCAAAGAGAATAATCAAGATGTTTCTCGTAATAATGATACTGAAGGAAACATCTTTACTAGAGCTTTTAGTGAGCTATACCAAGCTAGAAGAAAGGATGGTAGAAGTTTAGGACAACTGATTGGAGATGCCACTAAAGAGTCTCTTAACACTTTATTATTAATTGGAGGATATATTATCTTATTCTCTGTCTTAACAAGAGTACTTGCTCTAGTTGGCTTTACTAAATTGATAACTGCTGGAATAGTATTTGTCTTAAAACCCTTTGGCTTTGACCAGTCCCTTGTCTTACCTATTATTAGTGGATTATTTGAAATAACCAATGGCTCTCATTTAGCTAGTCAATCTATGGCTCCATTGAATCAAAAAATAATCATCACTAGTGGTATTATTGCTTGGAGTGGATTATCTGTTCATGCACAGGTTGCTACTATGATTAATGGTACTGACTTACGGATGAAACCATATCTCTGGGCAAGGGTATTCCACGGAATAATAGCTAGTCTTGTTACATACTTCTTATTCGAGCCTTTGGAAGCCATCTCTTCTAATCTAATTACACCAGTTACATCTCTAGCTAATAGAGTCAATTATACTATTGGATACTGGGATCATTTTACCAAAATGTCCAGCGGATTACTATTATTTTTAGGATTTTTGATCTTTACATCTTTAACTATCTATTTTATTAAGAAGATTAAACTTGTAATGTTTCATTATTCAGAATGATTAAAGCAGAGTATAGAAGCTCTGCTTTTTTAATTGATAATATTTGTCTATATTACAATCTGTTTTTAATCTATCTTCAATCCCTAATTTGTACTTATTATATTTTCTTGATTACACAACTCTTTTACATAATTCATATTTATATAAGATTAAATCTTTAATCTTATATATCTCTTCTTCATATAAATCTGTCATTTGAATTATTTCTTCTACTTCTATGCCCTTCTTTAACATACTTATTACTATCTTTTCTATATCTTTCTCTTTAGCCTTCTTCAACACCATCTCTTCATCACGTAACCACTTTAACCTAGCTTCATATAATCTCGTTTATCATCATTAAGATACATGGTATCAAGTACCTTAATTACTTTTTCAATGCTTCTGATCTCAGTTAACTGAGCAGAAATATTGTAGCTATATTCTCTTAGGATACCATTACCACCCTTCTCAAAGAGCTTATTCCCTACTCGGTCTAACTACTTCCATCAGCTTTAATCATCTTAACTACTCGATAGTGGTGATATTCCATTCATAGTCCGTCTCTTCAGAAGTTCTAATAATCTGATCAGTGACATTATAACTATCGTCATAGAGATACTCTCTCTTCATTAATAGTGGTTATGCCTATGCAGATTATACTAAACTGTTTTAGTACAAATCTTGACTAGTTCAATTACATTGCCATATCTTATTAAAAAAGACAACCCTTTTACAGGTTGCCTACTACATTTCGTTAAATATCATATTTTTCTTTAATCTTCTCTACTTCCTACCTATCTAAATCAGTCATCTTAACTGTCTCATTTACACTGATACCATTTTTACTATCTTCTCTATACCTTTCTCTTCTCCTCTTTTCTCACCTATCTCTATCCCTATCTCAATTCCCTCTTGCTTATACCGACCTACACTTCTAACATAATTATTAATCATTCTTTCCACTTCCTGTGGATTTGATTCTTCTATTATCTTTTCTAACCTTTCCTTCTCTTCTGCACTAAATCCCGAACTTGAAAGGCGTTTTTACCATTGTTTCATATAGTTATATCTTCATTCATAGATTTTAATACATTGGCTAACTTCCTTAACCTCTCTATAACTCTTTGCCTATCTTTCTTCTGATCTAATAAAAATACTGAAGAAATTACATTAGCAGTATTAAGCAATTCTTCTTCTAAATAACAATTGATATCAAATAATATATATTCAAAGTCAATTAGATAACTTCCAAAACTCTCGTAACCATTAAACATTTCCTTAAAATTGTTTATTGCTGTCCAGCTACTTTCTCCATTATAAAGCACCCTTGAAATAATGGCTGGAAATCTAAAATCTTTTCTTTCTCGTTCATTCTTGTCTGTATTGTTATATCTATCCCTAAGTAACTCTACCATATAGGATAATAGCCTAAAAGGCATCGTAAAATCTACATTTGATTGCAATTCTAACAAACAGTAAAATATTACATCCTGTTCTCTAAATTATATCCTGTATATTATCTAATCCTTGATTTTCAATATAATTTCTTATGGTTTCTTCATTTACGCTTCCTACTGTTGCACAAAAATATCCTCTTGTCCAAAGATACTGCCCCCAATATTTCTTCTTTAATTCTGAAATTCTTCTTGTATTAACCTTGATGATCTTCCTTTCAAATATTGGACTAGTTTACTAGGTGCTAGACTTGGTGGGCATGATATTAACCTGTGAACATGGTCTTTTCCTATACTACCTCTTATAATTGTGATACTTCTACTTTCACATCCTTGTCTTATCAATTTTCTTAGTCGCATTTATATATTTTTTGTAAGAACCTTATATCTATATTTTGTTACCTATATTATATAGTACTTAATATCATATACTGCATGACCTTTCTTCGTATATTCAACCATACTAATCACCTCTTTAATGAATAGTATGTCATTTCTTACAATATTTTAAAAACTAAAAGCGTATACCGCCTAAAGGCGGTGGTTTTAGACCAAGCGCATGGAAAATAAATCTCTAAGTCTAACATAAGTCAGCTTTGCTTTCATTTATGCTCATAACTGGGATGTCGCTAAGGTGCTGTTCGTATAATAGAGTACATAACCGTTCAATCTGGGACGAAGTAGCCCTTCTCTATTCTCTTACCAATAATTTATAAATCCCATTCAATAATTCTTGAGATATTTTACTTGTATCTCCAGTAACAACTTGAGTAAATGAATTTGCAATTATTTCTTCTGGATGTTCCAAATATTTCATTTCATTTGCTACAGGATTTTTTAACCTATTAATATCTTGTCTACTAATTAATTTGGACTCTTTTAAAACTTTATAATAACTATCATCTTCTTCTAAAATTAACATTTTAGTTGTAATACTTTTTAGAATATCTTGGGTTGAATCTATATTTTTCCTATCCGCTTTTATAAGTATTATCGGAACAACAGGAACTAAATCTTTTTTTAAATATACCCATGTACAATAATTTATAGTTGGGGCATCTGGATTAGTTAATTTAATTGACTTTAATTTATCTGATAGTATAATATTATTAATTTTCTTATATCCTAAAATTGCATATAATTTCTCTCTTAACGATGGAAAGTTTTTAGAAATAACATGAAATAATTCATGAATTATTAATTTTTTCAGCTTAACTTTATCATCACTATTAATTCGTTTTGATGGTAAAATAATAGCATTTTCTCTAGTATAAGCAGAATTCCATTCCTCTAAACCATTAGTTTTAACAATATATATTGGTTTTGAAATATTGATATGTAAATTTAGTTCTTTTTTTAATTCAGATAAAATATCCTTTAATTTTAAAATTTCTCCTTCTTCCCATTCTAAAACACATGATTGCAAGAACTCAATAAATTCTTTCTCCTTTATAGATTCATTTTTCTTCATCTTTAAAGCATATTCATGTGGTGATAATTCTTTTAAATATTGGTCTCGTTTAGCAATTATTTTTTTACTTTTTTGTATATTAGCAAATTCAAATAATATCATTTATAAACCTCCCTCAGGGCTAGTCGGGTAAGTTAGGAGCTTTACAGCTCCCTTCTCCCCTAAGAACCGTACTTGATAATTTCACGTCATACGGCTCAAGCAGTTATCAACCAATCTTCGGATTGGCAGTAACAAACTTTAATCTGTTACTTGACCTTTCAGAATATGAGTCCGTTAACTTTACTAGTCTGCGGTCACCCACTCATACGAGTTATTTGGCTTGCCACATTCACAAAGTTCTTATTCCTTCCAGCCTCAAACCACTTATAGAAAGTCAGCCTCCTTTCAGAATAGGGCAAATTTTGAACCACTATCCATCTCATTACAAGATGACATTCACTTCTTTCAATCTCTTCTACCCACTGAGTATTGTATTAACATTACTGTTAACCTACCTGATATTTCAGGAACCCATTGGGCTTACCCAGTTCTATACCTTAGCCAATTCATACTGTCTTAGGTTCTACCTTTACTCCGAAGATATTAGTCTATTTGTCAAGCAATACGAAAAGTTACTTGACCCCATCTCTCACCTTTTGGTCATAGTGTCTCAGCCTTATTTCACTATTTACGTTTGACGAAACTTGCAGTAGTTCAACTCATTTAACCATAACAGTATATTTATCCTAGCAATTCACCTGCTTTAGGCTAGCAGGGTATTTCACATTGTCTCTATCGCTTAGCACCCAGTCGTTACCAATCACACACCGATAGATAGAATTACCTCAAATAGAATAGGTAGTCCAAAGGTCTACTTTACAGTAGACTTAGACAACCTAAGATATAGCTTACCCCCTGTTATTTCAAGGGCTGGTCGTACTGACGTATAACGTCCCGCAGCTTCGCCACGTCCCCTCCAACGCTCTCAATCTTTAATCAAAACTAACATCCTGACATAAGCCAGCCCCACTTTCTATTTATCCTCTCAGCTGGGATGTCGCTAAGGTGCTGTTATAAAGACATTTTGCGTTCTCCAAACCTTATAATCTCCCTACCAATCTTCAATTTCCATTTAAATTTCTATTGAATATTATGTAATACAAATGTTATAATATAAGTGAGGTGATAACTATGCAAACTATAAAAATTCGTAAAGTTGGAAATAGTTATGGATTTACTATTCCTAAAGAAGTCATGGAAAAATATCATTTGAAAGAAGGAGAAGAACTCCATCTTATTGAAGAAAATGATGGTTTTACATTAACTCCTTACGACCCTGAATTTGAAGAATGGACTAAATCTTTTGAAAAAACAAATCAAAAATTCAAAAACGCATTAAAGGAACTATCTAAATGAAAAATGTAAATTTTATTCCTAAAAAGATCATACTATATTTCCATGAACAACTCATCCAAATTTATGGTGGTAGCACTGGAATAAGAGATGAAAAACTTCTTTATTCTGCT
The genomic region above belongs to Orenia metallireducens and contains:
- a CDS encoding AbrB/MazE/SpoVT family DNA-binding domain-containing protein, whose translation is MQTIKIRKVGNSYGFTIPKEVMEKYHLKEGEELHLIEENDGFTLTPYDPEFEEWTKSFEKTNQKFKNALKELSK
- a CDS encoding Rpn family recombination-promoting nuclease/putative transposase, yielding MLELQSNVDFTMPFRLLSYMVELLRDRYNNTDKNERERKDFRFPAIISRVLYNGESSWTAINNFKEMFNGYESFGSYLIDFEYILFDINCYLEEELLNTANVISSVFLLDQKKDRQRVIERLRKLANVLKSMNEDITI
- a CDS encoding transposase, coding for MAEDLGLDYNTLIRWRKEYRDNSDLAFPGKGKQKLSPEEEEI
- the ylbJ gene encoding sporulation integral membrane protein YlbJ codes for the protein MKNDINKRAINTKALIAILFTISLIIFSEQAFDAAVSGLHTWWEVVFPALLPFFIMAEILMGLGVVHFMGTLLEPLMQPVFKVPGVGAFAFAMGLASGYPIGAKITGNLRRKKLCTQAEGERLVSFTNTADPLFMIGAVAVGMFGNAKLGTILALAHYISCLIVGIGLRFYNPKENNQDVSRNNDTEGNIFTRAFSELYQARRKDGRSLGQLIGDATKESLNTLLLIGGYIILFSVLTRVLALVGFTKLITAGIVFVLKPFGFDQSLVLPIISGLFEITNGSHLASQSMAPLNQKIIITSGIIAWSGLSVHAQVATMINGTDLRMKPYLWARVFHGIIASLVTYFLFEPLEAISSNLITPVTSLANRVNYTIGYWDHFTKMSSGLLLFLGFLIFTSLTIYFIKKIKLVMFHYSE
- a CDS encoding LacI family DNA-binding transcriptional regulator; the protein is MATMKDVAKLAGVSVATVSAVINTDSGVNVSDKLTKRVEQAIEELNYRPNRIARALSRKETNTLAHLVPAIDNKFFSQIAKTVEDMAFERGYSVYLCNTESKTDRVELYMKNLLENRVDGIITTLTWEITESDFIETITSEGIAVVGLAGGRIIDEIDTVTINNVDGGAIATKHLIDAGHSHIGFIGVQNSKTTEDRLAGFKKALKESEIDINEDYIELGSEFSRGEGFRLTEKLIKRRPELTAIFVYNDVMGTGVIDKLNELKMDIPEDIAIIGFDDSVATYVRPKLTTMALPKEKMSKLAIDMLFDRIKGSKEEPQHKSVLPKLVKREST